The genomic stretch GCGGGTTTCTTATTGGTGTTTCCGGTGGGTGGACGAACCCGCTCAGAGGTTGCGACATTATCAATCCCACAGCTGTCCCAACGTTGATGAGTCAGAGTGCTGTAACTATTTGTAGCAACAACTGAATTCGACCAAAATGAGTTTTATCGATTTCAATTTCGATTCGTGCCATCGGCGTCCTTTCGCGCATTTGCGGAAGGAGCCGAGCCATGCAAACGCCTATTTTACAAGCCCTGGAGGGCGATGACGATGAAGCCGATAACACCAGCATCGCTAACCAATTGAATCTATTCGGTTAACGTTGGGACAGCTGTGAATCTGCATACGTATTAGAGGTGCCCGATGAAACGTATCAGCCTTCTGTTTTCCTTTTATTGATAACACCGTCAGGAGGCGGCAGATGAAATTGGCGCTGATCATTCATTCCACAGATGCGGAAACGGTGTGGAACGTCTTCCGATTGGGCAATTTCGCGCTGAAGGAGCAGGATCAAGTGACTGCATTTCTACTGGCCAGGGGCGTGGAGGTTGAAGCGCTCGATACGGTGCAGTTCAAAGTGACCGAACAGATGCAGTCATTTCTGGCGGGCGGCGGACGAATCCTCGCGTGCGGCACCTGTCTCAAACTCCGGCACAAAGAGAGCTCTGAGTTATGTCCGCTTTCGACGATGCAGGATCTCTACGCACTGGTCAGAGATTCGGATCGTGTGCTGACGTTCTGAATCGTAAGCGCTGGGGAGTTTGCTTACGGCGCGCGGAGGTCGAAGCGGGTCTTGTTCCAGTGTAAATGAAAGAGTGGAGTGGGAACATTGCCTTGTTCTTGCACGATAATGGTCGTGCCGTGTTGCGGCAGGCGATAATCAGGATAGACGTGATTTGTTTGATCGACCGTGACTGTGCGGCCGGTTACTTTATTGATCTGCGCAACCAGCATGGCTTCGGTGATCGGCGGCAATACGGTCTTGATGCGATCGATCCATTTCCCGTGGTGCTCTTCTAAAAAATGGAGCGTTTGGTGGTAGCCTTCACCACAGCCACCGCAATCGTCGATGACGAGTGCCACGAGTGGGCTGCCGTCGGTCTTGCGAAACAGCGTCACTTGGCCTTCGAGCGGGGCATCGCTGACTTCGTATTTCAAAAATCCATTCGCGAGATCCTGCACGGTGAGTGAGCGGATCCGATCGAATGCCAGGCCGTTGCTCGACAGATAATGGATTGGGATCGTCCGAAAATAATCGAGGATTGTCTTGCGCGCGGGCGCTGCATGTCCGAGGGGACCGCTGAGCAACAGCAGAACGAGTGCCAGAGAGGTGCGACGAGCCATGCGCCACATGGCCACGTTGTTAGCAGATTTGTGACATTTATGCACGCGCTGGCCGGTGGTGCATTCGGTGCTTGCGTTGTCGCGGTCACTAATTTTACAGAGACGCGCTAGGGCGGTGCAGAAAGGGGCCTGATATGGCAATTTACTTGGCATTGACGACACCGTTGCGGTCGCGCGTGGGGCGTCGACCATTGCCGACACCGATTCGCGCTGAACGCCGTGGGGCAGCGGCGGTGCGGGATTGTTTCGTCCGGGCGGTCGATACGGCCGCGGAGCCATTGCGGGCGTTGGTACGACACGGAGCGCGGCGTGTGTTGCAGTCTTCGGACAACACCGTTTTGCAGCGGATGGCGTATGCCGCGCAAGTGCATTCCCATACGCCCGAGGCGTTGGATTGTCTGACGAATGGACTGAATCACGGGGACACAGACATGCGGCGCTTTGTGCTCGCGTGTATCCGCAGAAACGGGGATCTGGCCATGTTGCCCGCGTTGCGAAAACGGCTGCGGTGCGAAACCGACGTGACGTTGCGGGAGCAAATGCGGGCGCTGCATCATGAATGGACGACGGCACCGCGAACCGTGGCGTCTGCATGTCGCTTGCCGGATTCGACATTGGTGGTGCCGTATCTGCCGCTCTGGAGGCAGCCGCGCGACGCGACGGCGCAGTAACGGCTACTTTCTTTTGCTGCGACGCAGCGCCTTCTCGGCCTCGATCTGCTGCCTCTTGTTTTCCGCCTGCAGGGCCTTCTGCTTCGCGATCAGCTTCTCTTCCATCGCGCGCTCAACCGCCTCAGAGAATTGAAAGTCGATGATCGCAAATTCATCCACGATGAGATGATTGTTCGCCAGACGGTCGCGTAGCAGTGCCTTGATTCGTTCGCGGATCGCAGGGCGTTGGTCGGCGATCTCGAGCGGGGTATATTGGGCGAGCGTGGTCTTTACGACTGTGTGTACGGCAGGGAGGATCAACTGAGATTCGTAGTTCCGTCCGGCTGCTTCGTACAGCTGATCGACCCGTTGGGGATCGGGGTGAAAAATGAGCGTGCATGCCACATCCACATCATTGTGATCTTTCGAATAGGCTGGGATCTTCGTCTCTATGCGGCGTGGGCGAATGTCCGTGATCTCGACTTTGTCCCTGAGTGGGAGGACGAAGTGGAATCCCTCTTCGAGGATCTGCCCCCTTTGAACCTTGTTCCAGTGCAGCAAGACGCCTCGTTCCCCTGGACGTACGAGGACGCTGGATTCGATCCCCAGCAGCAGCAGCGCGAGGATCGTGATGATGAAATAGCGCGCGTAGCGTTTTGGTCGCATGCTGTGCCTCCGTTCGGAATGTGTATGTCGATGCACTGAGAAAGGACAGTCGCATTTTTGCAGCATGTGAAGTGCGTTGCGGATTGGCGCGGAATTCGATAGGGGCGAGCGATGACTGGGTGGCGGGGTTGGCTGATTGTCATGTTGCTGCATTCGATGCCGCTGGGCTGCTTCGCCGGGACGGCGGGGCCGGTGGTGCCGCGGTCGGGGCGGAGTGCGCAAGACTTTGTCCCGTCGGGCTGGACGCTGGAGCGACAATTGACCGACGATCTGAATCGGGATGGTCGACCGGATTTCGCGCTGCTGTTGTCGCCCGCCGATCAACAAATCGATCGACTGTTAGTCGTGGGGTTCGGCGATGCCGGTGGCGGATTCAAGTTGTCAGCGGTCAAGGCCGATTTGGTGATGTGCCAAAGCTGCGGCGGGATGTTGGGCGATCCACTCACTGACTTTCGCTTGGAGCGTGGCGTCGTGGTCATTCAACTCTATGGCGGGAGTCGGGATCGATGGGGGATGACGTATCGATTTCGGTGGCAACAGAATGACTGGTATCTGATCGGCTATACCGACGAAATCGGTGACACGCTACTCGGTACGGCGCGCACGATCGACATCAATTGGACGACGGGTGCGGTGATCACGACGGAGACCAAACTGGAACAGCAGACGGTAACGCGGGCGACGCGCCGCATGGCACCCATCACGCTGAGCGCTGCGACGATGGAGCGAGTGCGGCAAGCGGCGGGGATTGATCATTAATGCGCCGCATAACGTGTAAGAAGCTCGATTTGGAGGCCTCTAGCGGGCTCGTAGACGAGTTGGGGGGCGCAGGCCGGGCGTTGGTATGGGGGTTTTTTGATCAAAAAACTGAATGAAATCAAGAGATGGAGTGGGTGTCGCAGAATGGTGGTGAAAAAAGCATAGCAAAGATCGTGCGTTGCGATAGGTCTGCTATACGCGGATCGGATCGGTGGGGGCATGAAGCGGTGTTTTTGCGTAGTACTGTGCTGGTGTTTCGCCATCGGTGTCGCGATGGGGTATGCCGTCGCGGGCGAGGACTGTACGTTACAGCTCGATGGCATCCATGGCGCGCTGGATACGCGATCGCCGTTGCTGAAAAATTATCGACAAATGGATCAACGGAAAACGGCGGTGCGGCGCTTTACGGAGTCGGCGGTGCTGGCCGATGGAACCGCTGTGAGTTTCGAGACGGGTGGTTGTCAGCATATCGCCTATACACTGACGTATGGCCCGTTTGCACCGGATCGTATTAAAAGCGGCGAGCAGGGCGTGGCGTTGGGCATCGCGCTGTTAGAGCGGACGCCGTTTCGTGCGGACTTCCCTCATCAGACCATTTGGTTGCGTTCGCTGCGGACCATCCGGACACCGCCGACCACGCAGGGCGGTTTTAGCATTCCACTCGGCTGTGGCGACGCGACGTGCGCGTTGGAATGGACTCCGGCGGGGCAGCTCTCGTTGAGCTACGATTTTGCGCTGTAAGTGCGCTGAGGGCTCGTGAATGCCGGCTCAGACCAGCGTTTTTAACAATTCTATGGCGGGTTGAACCTGAACGCCATCGGGTGAACGATACGCCGTCCGCCCCTCACCATGAATTTGCAATGCCTCGCTGCTGGGGAATTTCCTCTTCAACGTGATCAACAGCGGATTGATCGGAGACTCTGTGCGCTTCACTTCGATGAACTGCAATGGCCGCTGATCTTCCAGAATGACAAAATCGACCTCCCGGCCGGTGACCTCGCGGACATACCGTAATTCCATGGCGCGGCCCTTCGTATCGACCTGCCAATCCACCCATTTGCGGAGATGACACGCCACGAGGTTTTCGAAACGTGCGCCCGGATCCCGC from Deltaproteobacteria bacterium encodes the following:
- a CDS encoding DsrE family protein, coding for MKLALIIHSTDAETVWNVFRLGNFALKEQDQVTAFLLARGVEVEALDTVQFKVTEQMQSFLAGGGRILACGTCLKLRHKESSELCPLSTMQDLYALVRDSDRVLTF
- a CDS encoding prohibitin family protein; amino-acid sequence: MRPKRYARYFIITILALLLLGIESSVLVRPGERGVLLHWNKVQRGQILEEGFHFVLPLRDKVEITDIRPRRIETKIPAYSKDHNDVDVACTLIFHPDPQRVDQLYEAAGRNYESQLILPAVHTVVKTTLAQYTPLEIADQRPAIRERIKALLRDRLANNHLIVDEFAIIDFQFSEAVERAMEEKLIAKQKALQAENKRQQIEAEKALRRSKRK